Below is a window of Longimicrobium sp. DNA.
TACACCGCCATCACCTTCCGCTTCGGCGTCTTCAATCCGCTCGCGCGGTGGCTGCTTCCGCCGTACACGCGCACGGTCATCCAGCAGGACGTGCGGATCATGGAGGTGCAGACCGGCAACCTTCGGCGCTTCGGGGCACGGCGGTTCAGCGGCACCGCGGCGGACGAAATCCATCGCGCCATCGAGGCCCTGCGCGACCACGCGGCCGCCGGAGAACAGGGCCCGCCGCCGGAGCCGATCAGCACCCGCATCGAGTTCTGGATGTGACGGATACGGCCGCCGCCGCCATCCACCTCCGCCGCGCCACCGACGAGGACGGCGCGGCTATGTGCGAGCTGTTCGCGCGCGTGCCGATGGAGACGGAACTGGCGCTCTCCATCCGCCGCAACCCGGACTTCCCTGCCCTGCTCCGCCTGCAGTCGGACGATTGGGAGTGCTGGGTGGCGGAAGAGGAGGGGCAGGTGGAGGCGATGGCGTCGCTCGTCTTTCGCGACGGCTACCTGGGCGGGGTGCCGCACCGCATCGGCTACCTGGGCGATCTGCGCCTCTCCCCGGCGGTACAGGGGCGCCACCTGCTGAACCGCGTCTACGGTCCGACGCTCACCGCATCGATGGAGTCGCGCGGGTGCGCGGCGTCGCTGACGGCGGTGATCGCGTCGAACGAACGTGCCCTCCGCGCCCTCGCGGCGCAGAACCGGCGGCAGCGTGGGATGCCGCGCTACACGCCCCTGGGCGACTTCCGCATCCGCAATGTGCACCTGACGCTGCCTCGCATGTCGCGGCGCACCGCATTTCGAGTGCGGCGGGCGACGGAGGCGGACATTCCCACCCTCGCCGCGTTCCTGGACGCGGACGCGCGCCGCCGGCCGTTCGGCCAGCCGATGC
It encodes the following:
- a CDS encoding GNAT family N-acetyltransferase, encoding MTDTAAAAIHLRRATDEDGAAMCELFARVPMETELALSIRRNPDFPALLRLQSDDWECWVAEEEGQVEAMASLVFRDGYLGGVPHRIGYLGDLRLSPAVQGRHLLNRVYGPTLTASMESRGCAASLTAVIASNERALRALAAQNRRQRGMPRYTPLGDFRIRNVHLTLPRMSRRTAFRVRRATEADIPTLAAFLDADARRRPFGQPMPEAELRRRLGEWPGLRVESFYLAEDGSGALVGCVAMWDAAPVKRTIVAAYRGGMRRVKMGYDLAARLLRFPRLPALGQELRYLYATHQAVPSGDPAVLRALLHRVYADHRRSGYVLLSFFAPDGDPLDAAFRGFQFTDLPARLFVVTPPGVEPPAECFAPGRPGFEMALV